The sequence TTTTAGGAGCACCTAACCTACTTTTAAATTCCGCTGCAGTAATACTTGCACTCTTCGACATTTTTGATTCATGTAGAATGATTAAATCCTTTCCCTTAATTTTTGTAAAAGCCACCAAATCAATCCCATGCACTTTGTCATATTGAGCAAAATGAGTTTCAATCTTTTTATCGGTCAGTAATTTTTTTACAAAATTTTCTCCACAGCCCCCAATATTTTGATTAAGAGGACAGGCCATACATTGCTGACATCCAGAGGCATTATTTAAAGAAATAACTTCAACGTCATCCAACCTGCCTGCCTCGACCGTGGATAATAAAACCGATATACCTGTCAGTAAGGCATAAGTATAAGAAGTTATTTTGGTGGAAAAAGGCATTTTTTTCTGAATAATCATAAGATTCCCCTTAAGCTGATCTTTTTTTACAATAAATTATTGCTACTCTACCTTTAGAAAAGTTCTCCTCAAGAGAGCCCCCTAGGTTTTCATTAAAGCCCTTCTGTCAATAGGATATGCTTTAATTTTCACACCTTATTCATAAAAAAATTCTTTTCCTCTCGCTTAAATTTGCGTAAGGTAAGCACCTAAGTAAAGATTACGTAAATAAAAAAAGCTGAAAAAAATGTTAAACTTCCTTTTGGGTTTAACTGAATGGTTAAGTAAAATACTTTTTCAGCCCATTTAATTTTAACAGAGTATGTTATTTTCCGAAGATGATAGATAATCAAGAAGGTTTTTTAGACCGGACGTATATAAAACAACTTTATACAATAAATGGTATTAAATTTAGCCAGCGCGAGATAGATATTATTGCCTGTCTCTTAAATGGAAGGGCTCCTAAAGGGATTGCCTCTTTCCTTTCCATTTCGCCCCGCACAATTGAAACACATATACGTAGCATTATGCTTAAATCGGACTGCCATTCACGGGAAGGAATAATAAATTTTATTGAAAAGACGCCGCAAATCTCTCTTTTAAGAAAGCATTATTTCAATCTACTCAGCGATCTTACTTTTAAACAAAAATTACAAGAGATTGCAAAGCTTATCCCCCAGCCCCCACCCCTTATTTCTCTCATTTTTAAAAAAGAAAATACGGCAAGCCTAGCTCTTGCTCGCGATCTTGAAAAACATTTAAAGCTCATCGGCGCCCCTTGTTCTTTAATTCCGCAACAAAAGGGCCTTCCTCTTCCCTCTTTAAGGTCCAAGGAAGATGCTCAATTAAACGAGTATTTCCTAATTGTAGATCCTCATGATTGGATAATACAGATTAAAGCCAACGCGAGCGAAGAAAAAGACCCCCTTTCTTTTATTCACAGCCTGACAGAAAAAACAGAACATATCCTCTTTCTTTTATTAGATAAAGAAATTTCCCTTTCACTTCCTCCAGAGGTCGAAAATATTTCCGCCATAGACTTTAGAGTGCAGCAAAAATATTATGATAGTGTTTTTGAGATTTTAAGGAGAATTATAAATAACCCTAAGCTCGAAACCTTAATTTGTCAGTTTAACGAACAATATACTCCCCCCGCTAGCGATTATGTAGTTTCCTCAGATACCCCTAAAAGGGAAGAAAAATTACCTTTATCAAATGATAATTTGCCCAGATATCGTATGAAAAAATTTTATAAAACTTGTTTGGGGGTGGCAACATTTATCTCAATAATTATGGGAATAATATGGGCAGAAAAAAAAGGTCTACAAGCCGCCTTCTTGTCCTCTACTCAGTCAGTTCGCTCAGATTTATTTATTCCCACTGATACAGCCCTTCTCCCTCGGCCTGAGCTTCTTTCAAAGATAGAAAAAAGCCTAAATAAAAAACAAGCTATTCAAGTGGTTGCTTTGGTCGGAATCGGGGGCGCAGGTAAAACCACCCTGGCGCGGCAATATGCGCGCAAACAACAAGTTTCTGTAACGTGGGAAATCAATGCAGAGAATAAGGAAAATCTAATTAACTCCTTTGAACGATTAGCCCATGCTCTTGCTAAAACAGATGCAGAAAGAAAATATTTACAAGAAATTGAAGAAATTAAAAGGGCTGAAGAAAGGGAACAAAAAATACTCTCCTTTGTAAAAGAAAAATTGAGAGCCCATCCTAATTGGATATTAATATACAATGAAGTCAATAATTTTACCCAGATGCAAAACTATATTCCGCATGATCAAACTATATGGGGGAAAGGAAAAGTTATTCTTACAACCCGTGATAGCAATATTAGCAATAATGGTTACATCGATAACACCATCCAAATAGGAGAATTGACGCTTAACGAGAAATTAGCTCTTTTTATAAAAATTATGAAGAATAAGGATTCAAACCAATTTCTCTCTCATCAAAAAGAGCAAGCACAAATTTTCTTAAGTCAGTTACCACCCTTTCCGTTAGACATCTCTATTGCTGCCTATTATTTAAAGAGCACGCAGGTTTCTTATGAAAAATATTTAGAATATTTAAAAAATTATGATAGTGACTTTGCCTTTATTCAGGAAAATATTTTAAAAGGAGCCAATAATTATTCCCGAAGTCGCTACAGCATTATTGCATTATCTCTAAAAAGCCTTATGGAAACCAACAAAGACTTTGAAGAGCTATTGTTGTTCATTTCCCTTTTAAATACTCAAGATATCCCTAAACCCTTATTAGATGCTCATAAAAGTGAAGTTGTTGTGGATAATTTTATCTATAACTTAAAAAAATATTCTCTTTTAACCGACAGTAATTCTAACTCGGTGTATTCGTTTCCAACGCTTTCCACCCATAAAAGCACACAGGAAATAAGCTTAATCTATTTAATAAAAGCATTTCGTTTGAATCAAAATCCTCATTATCTGCAGACCATTTCGAAGACTTTGGAAAAATATATAGAGACAATCACATCTGAGGAAGATTTTTCAAAGATGAAGCTTTTAGCAAGTCATTCTGAAGTTTTTTTAAGTCACTCTATTGGCATAGATAATAACTTAAGGGCAGCCTTAAAAGGTAAATTGGGGATTATTTATTTTTATCTAGGAGATTATAGCAAATCTCACAAAATTTTAGAAGAAAGCCTTGCAAGCCTCGATAGAACCTCTGCGGAAAATCAATTTAGATTGGCTCAT is a genomic window of Candidatus Paracaedibacter acanthamoebae containing:
- a CDS encoding tetratricopeptide repeat protein, whose product is MIDNQEGFLDRTYIKQLYTINGIKFSQREIDIIACLLNGRAPKGIASFLSISPRTIETHIRSIMLKSDCHSREGIINFIEKTPQISLLRKHYFNLLSDLTFKQKLQEIAKLIPQPPPLISLIFKKENTASLALARDLEKHLKLIGAPCSLIPQQKGLPLPSLRSKEDAQLNEYFLIVDPHDWIIQIKANASEEKDPLSFIHSLTEKTEHILFLLLDKEISLSLPPEVENISAIDFRVQQKYYDSVFEILRRIINNPKLETLICQFNEQYTPPASDYVVSSDTPKREEKLPLSNDNLPRYRMKKFYKTCLGVATFISIIMGIIWAEKKGLQAAFLSSTQSVRSDLFIPTDTALLPRPELLSKIEKSLNKKQAIQVVALVGIGGAGKTTLARQYARKQQVSVTWEINAENKENLINSFERLAHALAKTDAERKYLQEIEEIKRAEEREQKILSFVKEKLRAHPNWILIYNEVNNFTQMQNYIPHDQTIWGKGKVILTTRDSNISNNGYIDNTIQIGELTLNEKLALFIKIMKNKDSNQFLSHQKEQAQIFLSQLPPFPLDISIAAYYLKSTQVSYEKYLEYLKNYDSDFAFIQENILKGANNYSRSRYSIIALSLKSLMETNKDFEELLLFISLLNTQDIPKPLLDAHKSEVVVDNFIYNLKKYSLLTDSNSNSVYSFPTLSTHKSTQEISLIYLIKAFRLNQNPHYLQTISKTLEKYIETITSEEDFSKMKLLASHSEVFLSHSIGIDNNLRAALKGKLGIIYFYLGDYSKSHKILEESLASLDRTSAENQFRLAHILTHLGMVYRKFGNYEKAKNLLETSIQLYRIHSPNNRIEIAQSLRYLGMIYKSLGNYEKAKELFEESLLIHKTHFSENHRGFAWSLGSLGSVYRELGQYEKARDLLEQSLAVYKKNFPKNHGGLAWTLAHLGRVYISIGNYEKAKDLFEQSLMIYRTHLSKNNVRISWVLAPLGIVYGELGDYEKARDLLERSLAIYSSNLAEGHIAMAWTTAHLGSVYKGLGNYEKARSLLNKSLIDYEKHYGKNHRENARILMELGKLYFLEGNLKSAEDLFIKSLNIFLQNQHPETYVALECLADLYLKKSSYAISEDNTEQSAKFKEQSNKHLNQALTIVKKHFPHNSPHLKRIQYKIDRTG